The Mycobacterium paragordonae genome includes a region encoding these proteins:
- a CDS encoding Hsp70 family protein: MADGARPALGLSIGATNLAAVTPDHALTRKPVVTLYRQRPPEVGIPSENPRLDEPGLVITDFVDRVGDRVGIVAADGSVHRSEALVADALRALAYAATGGRALPDNVAVTYPAHWAPAAVDALGGAVSRVSEWSHQATPVTLIPDAAAALFAVRANPGIPAQGTVAVCDFGGSGTSITLVDAAADYQPLGPTVRHHDFSGDLVDQSLLSYVMAEMPATGSFDPSATAAIGSLTKLRAACRGAKERLSVTTATTLAEAVPGSRGEIRLTRNELEETIRASLTGVLSVLEESLRRNASGLVAIATFGGGANIPAVTTSLSGRFGVPVITTPRPQLTAAIGGALRAARGPADISATTLTPAPPLAPLVAAPEPPAEDYQDVPAAAPVSAMQPALAWSEAQDESRVMPAVGADSGSGSGSGYTAARPQMKFEHEERPEPEPKASPIPWYRLPAVIIISTIVAVLLVGTAVAIGLTSHDNKGTKSPGVNTTPRSSAPPPPASSESPSPEPPPASTPEPAQTTQAPAPPPQTQQAPPATQAPPPTSEAPAPVTTTVPPPVTTQPPVTTQPPVTTPPAVPQVPQLPGPANPNPPAPPAIPQLPQIPGLPQIPGISLR; this comes from the coding sequence ATGGCAGATGGAGCTAGGCCCGCGCTGGGTCTGTCGATCGGTGCCACGAACCTGGCCGCCGTCACGCCCGACCACGCCCTCACCCGCAAACCCGTCGTAACCCTCTACCGGCAGCGTCCGCCCGAGGTCGGGATCCCCTCGGAGAATCCCCGGCTGGACGAACCAGGTCTGGTGATCACCGACTTCGTGGACCGGGTGGGCGACCGGGTGGGCATCGTGGCGGCCGACGGTTCCGTGCACCGCAGCGAGGCCCTGGTCGCCGACGCGTTGCGGGCGCTGGCCTATGCGGCCACCGGGGGCCGCGCACTTCCCGACAACGTTGCGGTGACCTATCCGGCCCACTGGGCGCCGGCGGCCGTCGACGCGCTGGGCGGCGCGGTGAGCCGGGTGTCGGAGTGGTCGCACCAGGCCACGCCGGTCACCTTGATCCCCGACGCCGCGGCCGCACTGTTCGCGGTGCGGGCCAACCCCGGCATACCGGCACAGGGAACCGTCGCGGTGTGCGATTTCGGCGGCAGCGGAACCAGTATCACCCTGGTCGACGCCGCGGCCGACTACCAGCCGCTGGGCCCGACCGTCCGCCATCACGACTTCTCCGGTGATCTGGTCGACCAGTCTCTGCTGAGCTACGTCATGGCCGAAATGCCCGCCACGGGCTCCTTCGATCCGTCCGCCACCGCGGCGATCGGATCGTTGACCAAGTTGCGGGCCGCCTGCCGCGGCGCCAAAGAGCGGCTCTCGGTGACAACGGCGACCACGCTCGCCGAAGCGGTGCCGGGATCGCGCGGAGAAATCCGGCTCACCCGCAACGAACTCGAGGAAACGATCCGCGCTTCGCTGACCGGGGTGCTCAGCGTTCTGGAAGAATCGTTGCGCCGCAACGCATCTGGCTTGGTCGCGATCGCCACATTCGGCGGCGGCGCCAACATCCCGGCGGTGACCACCTCGCTGTCCGGACGGTTCGGGGTGCCAGTGATCACCACGCCGCGCCCGCAGTTGACCGCCGCGATCGGCGGTGCGCTGCGCGCCGCGCGCGGCCCCGCTGACATCAGCGCGACGACGTTGACGCCGGCCCCGCCCCTCGCGCCGTTGGTGGCGGCGCCGGAGCCGCCCGCGGAGGACTACCAGGACGTGCCTGCCGCCGCCCCGGTATCGGCAATGCAGCCCGCGCTGGCCTGGTCGGAAGCCCAGGACGAGTCGCGGGTGATGCCGGCAGTCGGGGCGGATTCCGGCTCCGGATCGGGCTCCGGCTACACGGCCGCCCGTCCGCAGATGAAGTTCGAGCACGAAGAGCGCCCGGAACCCGAACCGAAGGCCTCACCGATTCCGTGGTACCGGCTGCCCGCGGTGATCATCATCAGCACAATCGTGGCGGTGTTGCTGGTCGGCACCGCGGTGGCGATCGGGCTGACCTCGCACGACAACAAAGGCACCAAGTCGCCCGGGGTGAACACCACCCCTCGCAGCTCCGCGCCGCCCCCGCCGGCCTCCTCCGAGAGTCCCAGTCCCGAGCCGCCGCCGGCCTCGACGCCCGAGCCCGCGCAGACGACTCAGGCGCCCGCGCCGCCTCCGCAGACGCAACAGGCGCCACCGGCCACGCAGGCGCCGCCGCCGACGAGCGAGGCGCCCGCACCCGTGACCACCACGGTCCCGCCGCCGGTGACCACGCAGCCACCGGTGACCACCCAGCCACCGGTGACCACCCCGCCGGCGGTACCGCAGGTCCCGCAGCTTCCGGGTCCTGCGAACCCGAATCCTCCTGCGCCGCCGGCTATTCCGCAGCTGCCCCAGATACCGGGGCTACCGCAGATCCCGGGAATCAGCTTGCGCTAG
- a CDS encoding MFS transporter, translated as MVGTTVEFYDFYIYGTAAALTFPTVFFPNLSPALATIASMGTFAAAFVSRPLGGAVFGHFGDRIGRKATLVATLLIMGLSTVAVGLTPGAATIGVAAPLIMLALRLLQGIAVGGEWAGSALLAAEYAPAHQRGRYGIFTAVGAGIAMVLTGVTFLLVNATVGETSPSFLNWGWRIPFLLSGLLVAFALYVRVSIEETPVFSNQSAPPRVPLAEVVRQQWRTVLLASGSFVALFAFVFMAGTYLTSYAHSQLGLSRTAILFAGLLGGLVWVAVVPVSAGLSDRVGRRPVMLSGWAVALPWSFAVLPLIDADKPALFAVAIAATYGIAAFAYAPMTSFVPELFTTSHRYTGAGLAINISGILGGAVPPLIAEPLSVRYGSWSIGLMLAVLVAVSLWCTYRLPETRGTSLDDVIAPAISRSGGSHAELRRDASD; from the coding sequence ATGGTAGGTACCACCGTCGAGTTCTACGACTTCTACATCTACGGCACCGCCGCGGCCCTGACGTTCCCGACGGTTTTCTTCCCGAACCTCAGCCCGGCGCTGGCGACGATCGCCTCGATGGGGACCTTCGCCGCCGCCTTCGTGTCCCGGCCGTTGGGTGGAGCGGTGTTCGGTCACTTCGGTGATCGCATCGGGCGCAAGGCGACATTGGTCGCCACGCTGCTGATCATGGGTTTGTCCACCGTGGCAGTCGGTCTCACGCCGGGTGCGGCGACGATCGGTGTGGCGGCGCCGTTGATCATGCTCGCGCTGCGCCTGCTGCAGGGGATCGCGGTCGGCGGCGAATGGGCCGGATCGGCGTTGCTGGCCGCCGAGTACGCGCCGGCGCACCAGCGCGGCCGCTACGGCATCTTCACCGCCGTCGGTGCCGGGATCGCGATGGTGCTGACCGGCGTCACCTTCCTGCTCGTCAATGCCACCGTCGGGGAGACGAGCCCGTCGTTCCTCAACTGGGGATGGCGAATTCCCTTCCTGCTCAGCGGCTTACTGGTGGCGTTCGCGTTGTATGTGCGGGTCAGCATCGAGGAGACCCCGGTGTTCAGCAACCAGAGTGCGCCGCCGCGGGTGCCGCTCGCCGAGGTGGTGCGCCAGCAGTGGCGCACCGTGTTGCTGGCCTCGGGCAGCTTCGTGGCGCTGTTCGCGTTCGTCTTCATGGCCGGCACCTACTTGACCAGTTACGCCCACAGTCAGTTAGGGCTCTCCCGCACCGCGATCCTGTTCGCCGGATTACTCGGTGGGCTGGTGTGGGTCGCGGTGGTACCGGTGTCGGCCGGATTGTCCGACCGGGTCGGGCGCCGTCCCGTCATGCTGTCCGGGTGGGCCGTGGCGTTGCCCTGGTCGTTCGCCGTGCTGCCGTTGATCGACGCCGATAAGCCGGCATTGTTCGCGGTGGCGATCGCCGCCACGTACGGGATTGCGGCCTTCGCCTACGCGCCCATGACATCGTTTGTGCCCGAACTGTTCACGACGTCACACCGCTACACCGGCGCCGGGCTGGCGATCAACATCTCCGGCATCCTCGGCGGCGCGGTTCCCCCGCTGATCGCCGAACCGCTCAGCGTGCGCTACGGCAGCTGGAGCATCGGGCTCATGCTGGCGGTGCTGGTGGCGGTCAGCCTGTGGTGTACGTATCGGCTGCCGGAGACCCGGGGGACGTCTCTGGACGACGTGATAGCGCCGGCGATATCACGTTCCGGCGGCAGTCATGCCGAGCTCCGCCGGGACGCAAGTGACTGA
- a CDS encoding class I SAM-dependent methyltransferase — MFRRRLSEAQHVMQPAVRLREQAREQAEALRDCVDDGDSVLDVGCGTGLLLAYLRDMYGVVPQGIDVRDFRQTDLPFAEFDGTSIPFPDNSFDDVILNEVLHHSNDPVGLIAECDRVARRRIIVFEDLPEGLVGKLALQAHVHRSHRYPFRPARLDEYRQALAWLATKAVSVQRIPQSPEWLTVYPRVLIVYDLSATT; from the coding sequence ATGTTCCGCCGCCGCCTGTCCGAAGCACAGCATGTCATGCAGCCTGCCGTGCGGTTACGCGAACAAGCCCGCGAACAAGCTGAAGCCCTGCGGGATTGCGTCGACGACGGCGACAGCGTGCTGGACGTCGGGTGCGGCACCGGGCTGCTGTTGGCTTATCTGCGCGACATGTACGGGGTGGTGCCGCAAGGCATCGACGTGCGGGACTTCCGGCAGACCGACCTGCCCTTCGCTGAATTCGACGGCACCTCAATCCCTTTCCCGGACAACTCGTTCGACGACGTCATCCTCAACGAGGTGCTGCACCACAGCAACGATCCGGTCGGGCTGATCGCCGAATGCGACCGCGTCGCGCGCCGGCGCATCATCGTGTTCGAAGACCTGCCCGAGGGACTGGTCGGCAAGCTCGCGTTGCAGGCGCACGTGCACCGCTCACACCGGTACCCGTTCCGCCCGGCACGCCTCGACGAGTATCGTCAGGCGCTGGCCTGGCTCGCCACCAAAGCCGTTAGTGTGCAACGGATTCCGCAATCACCGGAGTGGCTGACGGTATACCCGCGGGTGCTGATCGTCTACGACCTCAGCGCTACCACGTGA
- a CDS encoding SAM-dependent methyltransferase, producing the protein MESATYSQSSRLQAAGLLPAVALFEQAAHQVPLPKPPQPVVIADYGAATGHNSLKPMATAVEVLRGRTRHDHAILVAHTDVPENDFTALFNTLSDDPDSYLNNDTASFTSAIGRSFYQQILPTCTVNLGWSSWAIQWLSRVPEGAPEVADHVQIAFSSNTEARRAYEHQSALDWNDFVAFRGRELCPGGRLVVLTMALDDDGEFGYRPLNEALMATLEELAEHGLVRREEMRRMVIPVVARTEKDFRAPFAPRGWFESLTIEHLDMFNADDRFWARYEKDSDAEAFGAQWAAFARAALFPTLRAGLSGGFNDPRGADFIDRLEAGVAERLAKAPEPMRIPLASLVLAKRESR; encoded by the coding sequence CACACCAGGTCCCGTTGCCCAAACCCCCGCAACCGGTCGTCATCGCCGACTACGGCGCGGCCACGGGCCACAATTCGCTGAAGCCGATGGCCACCGCGGTCGAGGTGTTACGGGGCCGCACCCGCCACGATCACGCCATCCTGGTGGCCCACACCGATGTGCCGGAGAACGACTTCACCGCACTCTTCAACACGCTGTCCGACGACCCGGACAGCTATCTGAACAACGACACGGCCAGTTTCACCTCCGCGATCGGCCGGTCGTTCTACCAGCAGATCCTGCCGACCTGCACCGTCAACCTCGGGTGGTCGTCCTGGGCGATCCAGTGGCTGAGCCGCGTCCCCGAAGGCGCGCCAGAGGTGGCCGACCACGTACAGATCGCGTTCAGCAGCAACACCGAGGCGCGGCGCGCCTACGAGCATCAATCCGCGCTGGACTGGAATGACTTCGTCGCGTTCCGGGGCCGGGAACTGTGTCCCGGCGGCCGGTTGGTGGTGCTCACCATGGCCCTCGATGACGACGGCGAATTCGGTTACCGCCCGCTGAACGAGGCCCTGATGGCGACGCTGGAAGAGCTTGCCGAACACGGCCTGGTGCGCCGGGAAGAGATGCGGCGCATGGTGATTCCCGTGGTGGCCCGCACCGAGAAAGACTTCCGCGCTCCGTTCGCACCGCGCGGGTGGTTCGAGAGCCTGACGATCGAGCATCTCGACATGTTCAACGCCGATGACCGGTTCTGGGCCAGATACGAAAAGGATTCGGACGCAGAGGCTTTCGGCGCGCAGTGGGCCGCGTTCGCCCGGGCTGCGCTGTTTCCGACCCTGCGGGCGGGCTTGAGCGGCGGATTCAACGACCCGCGCGGAGCGGACTTCATCGACCGGCTCGAAGCCGGTGTCGCCGAGCGCCTGGCCAAGGCGCCGGAGCCGATGCGCATTCCGCTGGCGTCCCTGGTGTTGGCCAAGCGGGAATCGCGGTAA
- a CDS encoding MmpS family transport accessory protein yields the protein MTIRRAASILIATGTAFGATYGVAHADPFKPPGAFPQVHYEVSGTGMAEYISYQTEHGQQRAVNVPLPWSTDFQGFGGQVFVLSAQGQGTIACKIVVDGNTVNDAHSTGTPGHAMCSH from the coding sequence ATGACCATCCGTCGCGCAGCTTCGATCCTGATTGCCACCGGCACCGCCTTCGGAGCCACCTACGGTGTGGCGCACGCGGATCCTTTCAAACCGCCGGGCGCCTTCCCCCAGGTTCACTATGAGGTCAGCGGTACCGGCATGGCCGAATACATCTCGTACCAAACCGAACACGGCCAGCAACGCGCGGTGAACGTGCCGCTGCCGTGGTCCACGGACTTCCAGGGCTTCGGCGGTCAGGTCTTTGTGCTGAGCGCGCAGGGGCAGGGCACGATCGCCTGCAAGATCGTGGTGGACGGCAACACGGTCAATGACGCGCACTCGACGGGGACCCCCGGACACGCGATGTGTTCGCACTGA
- a CDS encoding DUF202 domain-containing protein encodes MTGPGGPAERTTLAWTRTSFAFLVNGVLLALKDVHGAGQRVGALLPAGVACVAALGTYVIARRRQHTLAQRPLPSPITARRQVYVVGYAALALTITTAIAQLL; translated from the coding sequence TTGACCGGGCCCGGGGGGCCCGCCGAGCGCACGACGCTGGCCTGGACCCGGACGTCGTTCGCGTTCCTGGTCAACGGAGTGTTATTGGCGCTCAAGGATGTTCACGGCGCCGGACAGCGAGTGGGGGCACTGCTGCCGGCCGGGGTGGCCTGTGTGGCGGCGCTGGGTACCTACGTCATCGCGCGGCGACGCCAACACACCCTGGCGCAACGCCCGCTGCCGTCGCCCATCACCGCCCGCCGGCAGGTGTACGTCGTGGGCTACGCGGCACTGGCACTCACCATCACCACCGCGATTGCCCAACTGCTGTAA
- a CDS encoding YidH family protein: MCTVATDGPPEDVIEEQEPDYRFTLANERTFLAWQRTSLGLLAAAVALVNFVPELVVVGARRIMGVGLAVLAISTSWTGLQRWRLSERAMRRGAPLPRHPSPGLLAIGLIVLGVITLAMVIAKVVAG; the protein is encoded by the coding sequence ATGTGCACCGTGGCTACCGATGGTCCCCCCGAAGACGTCATCGAAGAGCAGGAGCCCGACTACCGGTTCACCCTTGCCAACGAGCGAACCTTCCTGGCCTGGCAGCGCACCTCGCTGGGCCTGCTCGCGGCCGCGGTCGCCCTGGTGAATTTTGTTCCGGAGCTGGTGGTGGTCGGCGCGCGGCGGATCATGGGCGTCGGCCTGGCCGTGTTGGCGATCTCCACCAGCTGGACCGGCCTACAGCGCTGGCGGCTGTCCGAACGCGCCATGCGGCGCGGGGCCCCGCTGCCCCGGCACCCGTCCCCCGGACTGCTGGCGATCGGGCTCATCGTGCTCGGCGTGATCACACTCGCCATGGTGATCGCCAAGGTGGTCGCGGGTTGA
- a CDS encoding haloacid dehalogenase type II, protein MLKALLFDVQGTATDFHSTVCDEARRISAGRDAGVDWPDVVRRWRAGYFAALKIASAKAPETAPSPGSWVSVHSIYRDVLDTVLADAGFTGLTAAERDDLALAWQRLRPWPDVVAGLTRLRRTYVLATLSNADVSAVINISKRAGLPWDAIFTAEMAGVFKPDPAAYRMAATYLGLPPGDIMMVASHKYDLRAAARLGFRTAFVARPLEFGADGVADVAYEDEFDVNACDFVDLADQLVG, encoded by the coding sequence GTGCTCAAGGCGCTGTTATTCGATGTCCAAGGGACCGCGACCGACTTTCACTCCACGGTGTGCGACGAGGCGCGCCGGATCAGCGCCGGCCGTGACGCGGGGGTGGATTGGCCCGACGTCGTCCGGCGTTGGCGGGCAGGCTACTTCGCGGCCTTAAAAATAGCCTCAGCAAAGGCCCCGGAGACGGCGCCGAGCCCGGGGTCCTGGGTTTCGGTGCACTCGATCTACCGCGACGTGCTCGACACCGTCCTGGCCGATGCCGGTTTCACCGGCCTGACGGCAGCCGAGCGCGACGACCTCGCCCTGGCCTGGCAGCGGCTGCGACCGTGGCCGGACGTCGTGGCGGGCCTGACCCGACTGCGCCGCACATACGTCCTGGCGACCCTGTCGAATGCCGACGTCAGCGCGGTCATCAACATCTCCAAGCGCGCCGGCCTGCCCTGGGACGCGATCTTCACCGCGGAGATGGCCGGGGTGTTCAAACCCGACCCGGCCGCCTACCGGATGGCCGCCACCTACCTGGGCCTGCCACCCGGCGACATCATGATGGTGGCCAGCCACAAGTACGACCTGCGCGCCGCCGCCCGACTCGGTTTCCGGACCGCCTTCGTCGCCCGGCCGCTCGAATTCGGCGCCGACGGCGTGGCGGACGTCGCCTATGAGGACGAGTTCGACGTCAACGCTTGTGATTTCGTCGATCTGGCCGACCAACTCGTAGGGTGA
- a CDS encoding dihydrodipicolinate reductase codes for MTQRGVKRVVVWGTGFVGRMVIPEIVKHPLFELVGVGVSNPDKVGRDVGDICGMDEPVGVTATDDVDALIALKPDALVHYGPTAMHAKDNISLITRFLRAGIDVCSTAMTPWIWPTMPQNPPNWITPITQACELGESSCFTTGIDPGFANDLFPLTLMGLCSEVKRVRASELLDYTNYEGDYEREMGIGREPEFSPMLENRDVLIFAWGATVPMIAHAAGIMLDEMTTTWDKWVTPTDRKSAKGVIKAGNVAAVRFTINGLYQGETRIQLEHVNRIGLDAAPDWPTGHDNDVYRVDIEGTPSIFQETAFRFTDGSGRDAAAAGCLATGLRALNAVPAVNELSPGWVTALDLPLIPGAGTIR; via the coding sequence ATGACGCAGCGCGGCGTTAAGCGAGTGGTGGTGTGGGGCACCGGCTTCGTGGGCCGGATGGTGATCCCCGAGATCGTCAAGCATCCGTTGTTCGAGTTGGTGGGCGTCGGCGTCAGCAACCCGGACAAGGTGGGCCGCGACGTCGGCGACATCTGCGGCATGGACGAACCGGTCGGCGTCACCGCCACCGACGACGTCGACGCGCTGATCGCCCTGAAACCCGACGCGCTGGTGCACTACGGCCCGACGGCGATGCACGCCAAGGACAACATCTCGCTGATCACCCGCTTCCTGCGCGCCGGTATCGACGTGTGCTCCACGGCGATGACACCGTGGATCTGGCCGACGATGCCGCAGAACCCGCCGAATTGGATCACCCCCATCACCCAGGCCTGCGAGCTGGGGGAGTCATCCTGTTTCACCACCGGCATCGACCCCGGCTTCGCCAACGACCTGTTCCCGCTGACCCTGATGGGCCTGTGCTCAGAAGTAAAACGGGTTCGCGCCTCCGAGTTGCTGGACTACACCAACTACGAAGGCGACTACGAGCGGGAGATGGGCATCGGCCGCGAACCCGAGTTCAGCCCGATGCTGGAGAACCGCGACGTGCTGATCTTCGCGTGGGGCGCCACGGTCCCGATGATCGCGCACGCCGCCGGCATCATGCTCGACGAGATGACCACCACCTGGGACAAGTGGGTGACACCGACTGACCGCAAGTCGGCCAAGGGCGTCATCAAGGCGGGCAACGTCGCCGCCGTCCGGTTCACCATCAACGGGCTCTACCAGGGCGAGACGCGGATCCAGCTCGAGCACGTCAACCGCATCGGCCTCGACGCCGCCCCGGACTGGCCGACCGGCCACGACAACGACGTGTACCGGGTGGACATCGAAGGCACCCCCAGCATCTTCCAGGAAACCGCGTTCCGCTTCACCGACGGCTCGGGCCGGGACGCCGCGGCCGCCGGATGCCTGGCGACCGGCCTGCGGGCGCTCAACGCCGTCCCGGCGGTCAACGAGCTGTCCCCGGGCTGGGTGACCGCGCTGGATCTGCCACTGATCCCGGGCGCGGGTACGATCCGCTGA
- a CDS encoding potassium channel family protein: protein MHSLSKEQLWRQRTEWPLAVVAVAFLIMYSVQILARPHGSEARILWLLCWVAWAMFVGDYFARLVLADNRREWFLLHIVDLLIVLLPFLRPLRMVRLIVLLGVLQKAVGHAVRGQILIYTVSGVLLLVYTGALAVLDAERHQAGTTINSFGKAVWWAITTVTTVGYGNLYPLTVTGRVVAVLLMMGGITLIGVVTGSLASWIVQRVSETDTAAQVATAAQIDELRGEIRDLAEQLRATRAESGAQARPAGR from the coding sequence ATGCACTCTCTCTCCAAGGAACAGCTGTGGAGGCAGCGCACCGAGTGGCCGCTGGCCGTGGTCGCCGTCGCCTTCCTGATCATGTACTCGGTGCAGATCCTGGCCCGGCCGCACGGGTCGGAGGCGCGCATTCTGTGGCTGTTGTGCTGGGTCGCCTGGGCCATGTTCGTCGGGGATTACTTCGCCCGCCTGGTCCTGGCCGACAACCGCCGGGAATGGTTTCTGCTGCACATCGTCGACCTGCTGATCGTCCTGCTGCCGTTCCTGCGGCCGCTGCGGATGGTGCGCCTGATCGTGCTGCTGGGCGTGTTGCAGAAGGCCGTCGGTCATGCCGTGCGTGGCCAGATCCTGATCTACACGGTTTCCGGGGTGCTGCTGTTGGTCTACACCGGCGCGCTGGCGGTGCTGGACGCCGAACGCCATCAGGCCGGCACCACCATCAACAGCTTCGGCAAGGCCGTGTGGTGGGCCATCACCACGGTGACCACCGTCGGTTACGGCAACCTGTACCCGCTCACCGTGACAGGACGCGTGGTCGCGGTCTTGCTGATGATGGGCGGCATCACGCTGATCGGTGTGGTGACCGGGTCGCTGGCCTCCTGGATCGTGCAACGGGTTTCCGAAACCGACACGGCCGCTCAGGTGGCGACGGCCGCTCAGATCGACGAACTGCGCGGTGAGATCCGGGACCTGGCCGAGCAGTTGCGGGCGACTCGTGCGGAATCGGGCGCCCAGGCTCGTCCCGCGGGCCGGTGA
- a CDS encoding cytochrome P450 translates to MDLKTDAHSGLKPRANGTPPPEIPLADIALGSLDFWALDDDYRDGAFATLRREAPISFWPAIEMEGFTGGNGHWALTRLDDVFFASRHPEVFSSSPNITINDQTPELAEYFGSMIVMDDPRHQRLRSIVSRAFTPKVVARIEASVRDRAHQLVTSMMANHPDRRADLVSEIAGPLPLQIICDMMGIPEDDHQKIFHWTNVILGFGDPDLATDFGEFLQVSMDIGAYATALAEDRRVNHHDDLTTALVEAEVNDERLSSSEIAMFFILLVVAGNETTRNAISHGVLALSRYPEERDKWWADYDGLAHTATEEIVRWASPVVYMRRTLTRDFELSGTKLAEGDKVSLWYCSANRDESKFADPWRFDVARNPNPHVGFGGGGAHFCLGANLARREIRVVFDELRREMPDIVATAEPRRLLSQFIHGIKVLPVTW, encoded by the coding sequence ATGGACCTCAAGACTGACGCGCACTCTGGCCTCAAGCCCAGGGCGAACGGGACACCGCCGCCCGAGATTCCGCTGGCCGACATCGCACTGGGATCGCTGGATTTCTGGGCACTCGATGACGACTACCGCGACGGCGCCTTCGCCACCTTGCGTCGCGAGGCCCCGATCTCGTTCTGGCCCGCGATCGAAATGGAAGGTTTCACCGGCGGGAACGGGCACTGGGCGCTGACCAGGCTGGACGACGTGTTCTTCGCCAGCCGCCACCCCGAGGTGTTCAGCTCCAGCCCCAACATCACCATCAACGATCAGACGCCGGAACTGGCCGAGTACTTCGGCTCGATGATCGTGATGGACGACCCGCGCCATCAGCGGCTGCGCTCCATCGTCAGCCGGGCGTTCACGCCGAAAGTGGTGGCCCGCATCGAAGCCTCGGTGCGGGATCGCGCTCACCAGCTGGTGACGTCGATGATGGCCAATCATCCCGATCGGCGGGCCGACCTGGTGAGCGAGATCGCCGGGCCGCTGCCGTTGCAGATCATCTGCGACATGATGGGCATCCCCGAAGACGACCACCAGAAGATCTTCCACTGGACCAACGTGATTCTTGGCTTCGGCGACCCCGACCTGGCCACCGATTTCGGTGAATTCCTTCAGGTTTCGATGGACATCGGCGCATATGCGACTGCGCTCGCCGAGGACCGGCGGGTGAATCATCACGACGACCTGACCACCGCCCTGGTGGAAGCTGAGGTTAACGACGAGCGGTTGTCGTCGTCGGAGATCGCGATGTTCTTCATCCTGCTCGTGGTGGCCGGCAACGAGACCACCCGCAACGCGATCAGTCACGGGGTGCTTGCGCTGTCCCGCTATCCCGAGGAGCGGGACAAGTGGTGGGCCGACTACGACGGCCTGGCGCACACAGCCACCGAGGAGATCGTGCGGTGGGCGTCACCGGTGGTATACATGCGCCGGACGCTGACCCGTGATTTCGAGTTGTCCGGCACCAAACTGGCTGAGGGCGACAAGGTTTCGCTGTGGTACTGCTCGGCTAACCGGGATGAGTCGAAGTTCGCCGACCCGTGGCGGTTCGACGTGGCACGCAACCCCAACCCACACGTCGGGTTCGGCGGCGGCGGCGCCCATTTCTGTCTCGGGGCCAACCTGGCCCGCCGCGAAATCCGGGTGGTGTTCGACGAGTTACGCCGCGAGATGCCCGATATCGTGGCGACGGCGGAACCGCGGCGACTGCTGTCGCAGTTCATTCACGGCATCAAGGTGCTGCCGGTCACGTGGTAG